From the Verrucomicrobiia bacterium genome, one window contains:
- a CDS encoding response regulator transcription factor, giving the protein MNTVRLEEPRRLQFSTESPLKIALVEDKRDVRESWARLINSFPDFTCMCQCPSAEEALRIIPAARPDVILMDIFLPRMSGIECTARMKLQLPKTPIVMLTASDDDEMVFVALEAGADGYLLKRTKPADLRAALLDVLSGGAPMTSEIARRVVESFRQKARGRDDSISLTAREEETLLLLSKGYSNKEIADKLTLSVETVRSHLKHIYEKMHVRSRAEAVARYMSGKNP; this is encoded by the coding sequence ATGAATACAGTGCGTTTGGAAGAACCGCGTCGACTCCAATTCTCCACAGAATCGCCGCTCAAGATTGCGCTCGTCGAGGACAAGCGCGATGTCCGGGAAAGTTGGGCGAGGCTGATCAACTCGTTTCCGGACTTCACCTGCATGTGCCAGTGCCCTTCAGCCGAGGAGGCGTTGCGAATCATCCCGGCCGCCAGACCGGACGTGATCCTCATGGATATTTTCCTGCCCCGCATGTCGGGCATCGAATGCACCGCGCGGATGAAATTGCAACTGCCCAAAACGCCCATCGTCATGCTCACGGCGTCCGACGACGACGAAATGGTATTTGTCGCTTTGGAAGCGGGTGCCGATGGCTATCTGCTCAAACGCACGAAACCCGCCGACCTTCGCGCTGCGCTGTTGGACGTCTTGAGCGGCGGCGCGCCCATGACCAGCGAGATCGCCCGCCGGGTGGTGGAATCGTTCCGCCAAAAAGCCCGTGGCCGCGACGACAGCATCAGTCTCACTGCGCGCGAAGAGGAAACGCTCCTCCTGCTTTCGAAGGGTTACTCAAACAAGGAAATTGCGGATAAACTCACTCTCAGCGTGGAAACGGTCCGCAGCCATCTCAAACACATCTACGAAAAGATGCACGTCCGTTCGCGGGCGGAAGCCGTGGCCCGCTACATGTCCGGCAAGAATCCGTAG
- a CDS encoding ATP-binding protein gives MSKSSLTRKDSLAAPTNAAGFCVCDESRAAHFFSAGWRMLCALTMVVVLSPFPAGAANPELRETVYPTSIRITPERQRAAAEHGVGAWIWTTNFADKQICRVWKSFSLPSTNRIKSAILNITADNLYRLYLDGREIGEGGNWRSLTQYDITYLLVDAGQHVLAVEALNDSMEGGILLGVRIQFMDGQEMNVLSDETWRVVPNNEKRWYRKTRPSPAWPKARIVGVVGQDPWWLHPVSTIPTPPLRLPDLRFWQSGWFLASILAICAVALALSLRLTAKLALQTRAQELLETERARIARDIHDDLGAALTELVLHGEVAQTEFPGDSREGMRFRELCDRARSASHALDEVVWAVNSKRDTLRDFSSYLCKYAQAFLASTQIRCRLDVKPNMPSSVFDLPVRRGLLLAVKEALNNAAKHSNASEVYVRIHPKDDEVVVVIEDNGTGFDPDTLPGDRNGLLNMAERLADLGGVCSVSSTPGAGCRVEFRMPLAHPSSRSPFTFRRFLPKRKTKPGVDLGSVPAEHRHQLSG, from the coding sequence ATGAGCAAATCATCCCTCACCCGGAAAGATTCACTCGCTGCCCCCACCAACGCGGCCGGCTTTTGCGTTTGCGATGAATCACGGGCCGCGCACTTTTTTTCTGCGGGCTGGCGGATGCTGTGCGCCTTGACGATGGTAGTGGTGCTCAGTCCGTTTCCAGCCGGCGCAGCAAATCCCGAGCTTCGCGAAACGGTTTATCCCACTTCCATCCGCATCACGCCCGAACGGCAACGCGCCGCGGCAGAACACGGCGTCGGCGCATGGATTTGGACGACGAACTTTGCGGACAAGCAAATCTGCCGCGTCTGGAAATCGTTTTCCCTCCCATCCACGAACCGCATCAAGTCAGCCATTCTGAATATTACCGCGGATAACTTGTATCGCCTCTACCTGGACGGTCGGGAAATCGGCGAGGGCGGCAACTGGCGCAGCCTGACGCAATATGACATCACCTACCTGCTGGTGGACGCGGGCCAGCATGTCCTGGCGGTAGAGGCGCTGAATGACAGCATGGAAGGCGGCATTCTCCTCGGAGTGCGGATTCAATTCATGGATGGACAGGAAATGAACGTCCTTTCCGATGAAACGTGGCGCGTGGTTCCCAACAACGAAAAACGTTGGTATCGCAAAACACGCCCTTCGCCCGCGTGGCCAAAGGCGCGCATTGTCGGCGTCGTCGGACAGGATCCCTGGTGGCTGCATCCTGTCAGCACGATTCCCACTCCCCCGCTCCGCCTTCCCGACTTGCGCTTCTGGCAAAGCGGTTGGTTCCTCGCTTCAATCCTGGCGATTTGCGCCGTTGCCCTGGCGCTCAGCCTGCGGCTCACCGCAAAACTCGCGCTTCAAACCCGCGCACAGGAATTGCTCGAAACGGAGCGTGCACGGATCGCGCGGGACATCCATGACGACCTCGGCGCTGCGCTCACCGAACTCGTGCTCCATGGCGAAGTGGCGCAAACCGAATTTCCCGGCGATTCAAGGGAAGGAATGCGATTCCGGGAATTGTGCGATCGCGCCCGGTCAGCTTCACATGCCCTTGACGAAGTAGTCTGGGCGGTCAACTCCAAACGCGACACGTTGCGCGACTTCTCCTCGTATCTCTGCAAATACGCGCAGGCATTTCTCGCATCGACGCAGATTCGCTGCCGGCTCGACGTCAAACCCAATATGCCGTCCAGCGTCTTCGACCTTCCTGTCCGCCGCGGACTGTTGCTTGCCGTCAAGGAAGCGCTGAACAACGCCGCGAAACATTCGAACGCGAGCGAGGTGTATGTGCGCATTCATCCGAAGGACGATGAAGTCGTGGTGGTGATCGAGGATAATGGAACCGGGTTTGATCCCGACACCTTGCCGGGCGATCGCAATGGCCTTCTAAACATGGCGGAGCGTTTGGCGGATCTTGGGGGAGTTTGCAGCGTCAGCAGCACACCCGGGGCAGGCTGTCGCGTGGAATTCCGAATGCCGCTGGCGCACCCCTCCTCCCGCTCGCCCTTTACGTTCCGCCGCTTTTTGCCAAAAAGAAAAACGAAGCCGGGCGTTGACCTTGGCTCAGTGCCCGCCGAACACCGTCATCAGCTCTCAGGATAA